CTCAGCCGGACCGGGAGGATTTTTCGCGGGACTCTTGGCGTAGTATTCACGGTCATACCAATCCGCCACCCATTCCGCCGCATTCCCGGACATATGGGCCACCCCATAGGGACTCTTGCCCCCTTCCTTGAGGCCATGGCGCACACTCATGCCCTCGCCGCCGCTCGTGACCGCCGCCAACGTGATGGCTTCGCTGACCCAAAGCCCCCGGTTGTAATTGGCAATATCGACGAACGGTTGCATATGTCCCCAGGGGTATCGCCGGCCGTCTGTGCCGCGCGCCGCCTTCTCCCATTCCGCTTCAGTCGGAAGCCGCTTCCCGGCCCACTTGCAATAGGCATCCGCATCGTGCCAACTGACGCCGACTACCGGCCGATCGCCCGCCGCCGTGACAGCTTCTTCATCCCAGGTCGGGGGAGGCCGGCGCTTGGCCGCCTCCAGAAAGGCGGCATATTGGGCGATCGTCACTTCATACTGGTCGATATAGAAGGTATCCAGCGTCACCTGATGCTGGGGACGCTCATTGGGGAGCCCGTCGTCGCTGCCCATCGTAAAGGCCCCTTCGGGAATCTGCATCATCGGACCATCCTTGCTCTTGACCGGCTCGGCGCCGAAGGATAGGGCGCCTACGAAGATCATCATTCCCGCCGCCATCACGCCCGCCGCTACACCCACGCCTCGTCGGTTCATGAGTCCCCCCATTAAGAGATCAAGCGCCGAGTTCCACCGGGATAATCCGAGGCAGTGTACCGTCGGCCTTATTCAAACTCAACGGCTGATTGCGGGCTGATTGCGGGATGGCAGGACCGGGCGAGATGCCGATCAGCGCCGTGGCAAGGACCTACCTCTGGTGACGATTGTCGAGACTCGACCAATGGAGGGAAGAAGGTGGCGTCCCCAACGGGATTCGAACCCGTGTTGCCGGCTTGAAAGGCCGGCGTCCTAGGCCAGGCTAGACGATGGGGACGCACGAGGGAATGTCGGGCGATAGTAACGGATGGGCAGGAGGTGAGTCAATTAGAGGTGAGTCAATTATCGGCAACGATCCGGACACGAACGATCGCCACTGTATGATGTAGGCACATACCGATCGTCGTGTTCGCAGTCCCGCCCTTGTGCGCCATCCGCCGGTTCAGTATGCTCACCGAGATTCAACCCGGTCCACTCATGACAAAGCTTTATCACGAGGCCTGCACCATGATCATGTCCGTCCTGCGATCCAGCACTCGCCCGTTCGTCGCACTGCTGGCTTGTGTCCTCTACTTCGGTTCCGCCGAAGCCGGGCCATTGCCCTCGGAGCGTATCGAAACCAGCAAACTGGCCACCGTCGGCGTACTGCAACCGGGCGAAGATCTCACAAGCCCGGCCAGCAAGACCCACTTTACGATGCGGGGGACCGCGGTGCATCTACGGGACGGGTTTATCGTGACGGCGCGCCACGTCGTGGAGAAGGACGACAACGGAAGAAAAGTCGTCCCGAATCAGATCACCGTGATGACCGCCGGGTTGGAGGAGACCGCCGCCTCATTGGTCGGCGGGAGCGCCTTTCTGGATCTGGCCGTCTTTCGGATCGACGGCGACGTGGCCGCGCATCTGCCGCCCACGCGGTTCGCGGACGGCGAAGCATCACCGGGCCAGCCGGTCTACACGATCGGCTATCCGCTCGGTTGGGGGCCGGCCATGGGATTCGGGCGAGTGGGCAATCCCAACACATTTCTCCCGACCGCCGACACCAGATTGCTCCAACTCGATCTCTCTGCCTGCAGCGGCAATTCCGGCGGAGGGGTATTCAACGAACAGGGAGAACTCGTCGGCCTCATGCATGCCATCATTCAAACCGAGACCGCCCAGGGCGAGCAACGTTGCAGTCGATTCGGCTTTGCCGTCCCCGGTTCATTGGCGCAAAAAATCGTGACCGCGGTCCTGAACGGCGAGCAGCCTCGGTTTTCCCGCCTCGGGGTCGGGCTGACCCTGATGAGGATGGGCGGTCAATGGCGCATCGCCGCCTCCGACGTGACGGGACCGGCCCGCGACGGAGGCCTTCAAAAGGGCGACATCATCCTGGCCATCGACGACACCGAGCTGACCGACGGCGTGCAACTGAAGAATTATCTCATCGAACACACCGCCCCGGGACAGCAGATCTCAGTCAAGGTCCTGCGGGGACAAACCGAACGCGTGCTCAAGGTGACGCTGGGACAGTCCTAGTCGAACGGCAGGCGGGCTAATATCGGGACCATCTCACGATCAGCGAACGATATAGCGAGGAAGCCGTTCGACCAATGAGGGAATTGCCGTCCAGATGTACTCGACGATGCCGGTGACATAGGCCTTGGCGGCCTCGGGAAATTCCTGCCACTGCGGCAGTGCCTCGTGCAGATCAAGAATGGCGGATTCTCGGCCGTAGCTGACCTCGTTGAACAGCCGGATTTCTCGACCGAAGCGCCGTCGAATGATGTCCCGATGATCCAGACTCATCGCCACGGGCAAGGCCGCCTCATCCAGCAACATCTGGGTGAGCCGGCGCTGCACATGAGCGGTGACATCCACTCCCTTGGCGAGCAAGAGTCCTCGCACGAATGGATGGATTGCTTGAGGACTGGCCTCAATGCCGGCAGAGCTGACAAGGTAGCCGGACTGTTCGCCAAAATAGGGCTTCAATGCATGTTCGGCGACCAGGCTGCGGAAGATATTGCCGGTGCAGATAAAGAGGATCGAGGCCATGCGACGACTCACACACCGATTCCACTCACCAGCCCAACCCACCCCTCCCT
The DNA window shown above is from Nitrospira tepida and carries:
- a CDS encoding formylglycine-generating enzyme family protein, yielding MNRRGVGVAAGVMAAGMMIFVGALSFGAEPVKSKDGPMMQIPEGAFTMGSDDGLPNERPQHQVTLDTFYIDQYEVTIAQYAAFLEAAKRRPPPTWDEEAVTAAGDRPVVGVSWHDADAYCKWAGKRLPTEAEWEKAARGTDGRRYPWGHMQPFVDIANYNRGLWVSEAITLAAVTSGGEGMSVRHGLKEGGKSPYGVAHMSGNAAEWVADWYDREYYAKSPAKNPPGPAEGEKRVIRGGSWADLPVALRVTARVSAEPEFRDRTIGFRCAATTVPQ
- a CDS encoding S1C family serine protease, whose protein sequence is MIMSVLRSSTRPFVALLACVLYFGSAEAGPLPSERIETSKLATVGVLQPGEDLTSPASKTHFTMRGTAVHLRDGFIVTARHVVEKDDNGRKVVPNQITVMTAGLEETAASLVGGSAFLDLAVFRIDGDVAAHLPPTRFADGEASPGQPVYTIGYPLGWGPAMGFGRVGNPNTFLPTADTRLLQLDLSACSGNSGGGVFNEQGELVGLMHAIIQTETAQGEQRCSRFGFAVPGSLAQKIVTAVLNGEQPRFSRLGVGLTLMRMGGQWRIAASDVTGPARDGGLQKGDIILAIDDTELTDGVQLKNYLIEHTAPGQQISVKVLRGQTERVLKVTLGQS
- a CDS encoding arsenate-mycothiol transferase ArsC encodes the protein MSRRMASILFICTGNIFRSLVAEHALKPYFGEQSGYLVSSAGIEASPQAIHPFVRGLLLAKGVDVTAHVQRRLTQMLLDEAALPVAMSLDHRDIIRRRFGREIRLFNEVSYGRESAILDLHEALPQWQEFPEAAKAYVTGIVEYIWTAIPSLVERLPRYIVR